The sequence ACCAACGGCGGCGTGATCACCACCCTCAACAGCGGAACCATCGACGGCATCACCCTCACCGCGAATTCAGCGTTCCAGGGATCGGACAACACCAATACCTATTTGAAGAATACGATTACCAACAACGGGGCGATGACGATTGCCGGAAACGGGTCCGATACCTACTTCTATCTGGACAGTGCCGATGTGACCCTAACCGGTTCCGGGACATTGGTCCTCAATCCTGGCAATACGGCCCAGCGGAGCAGGATCAGCTCCACCAACGGCAATTTCATTCTCACCAACGACACGAATCATACGATTCTGGGTTCCGGCTGGGTCGGCCAGAACAACATGGGCATCGTCAACAAGGGGACAATTGTGGCCAACAACGCTGGAGCCCCTCTGTACATCAACCCCAACGCGAATTTGCTGGACAACCAGGGGACCCTCCGCGCCGAGAGCGGAGCAACACTGGCTGTGTTGGATGGATTGAAGAACTATGGGAGCAACACGCTGACCGGCGGCACCTACTATGCGGCCGGCACTCTTAAACTTCCCGTTGCCGCTGCGGGTATCGTGACCAACGCGGCAACCATCGTTCTGGATGGGCCGTCATCCGCCATTCTCCGCTATGCCGACAATACGGATGCCCTGAAGGGCTTTGCAACCAATGCGGCGGCCGGCGACTTCACCATCAAGAACGGGCGGGACTTCACAACGGCCGGAGCGTTCAGCAATGCCGGACTGATGACCTTCGGAACCGGCAGCGATTTCCAGGTCGGCGCCACAGGCAGCCTGCAGGACTACAGCCAGAGTGCGGGGAACACGACGGTCGATGGCACGCTTACGGCGAACAACGTGGCGATCAACGGCGGCATCCTGAAGGGGACGGGAAGCGTTACGGGGAGTGTGGTAAACAACAGTGGCGTCGTTGCCCCGGGCGATTCCCCCGGCACTCTTACCATTCATGGAACTTATGCGCAGTCGAACGATGGAACCCTGGCGATTCAGCTTCTCAATTCAGGATCCGGGAATTACTCTCTCCTTGCGGTCGATGGTTCGGCATCCCTGGGCGGCGCCCTTGCGATCTACGTTCTGTCGAATGCAACGATTTCTGACGGAGACACCTTCACGGTCCTGACCTCATCGGGTATTCTGGGCGACTTCGCCTCCATCTCCGATAATTCGGCATCCATTGATTTTACCTGGAGCATCTACGACGGCAAGGATGTGATCCTGACGGCTCACGGCAGCACGGTGGTGCCTCTGCCGCCGGCGATCCTTCTGCTCGGCACGGGTCTGCTCGGGATGTTCGGATATCGGCTGCGGATGAAAAGGCGTTGAAAGGGAGCAACCTCAATAAACTGGATGAGCCCTGGAACTTCCCTTGCCTGTTCCTGGCAAGGGAAGTTTTCGGGGCCGGAACGGAAGTTCTGACAACATCTGGCATATCGGGGGCACTCAAACCCCCGATATGCCTCTTTCATTTTCAGTCACTGATTATTTCTGTCCGCACCACTCTTTCTTCTCCTCATTGAATGATCAGAATCGGCATAGGGGTCGGCCGACCATTTGCGGATCAACAGAGCCTCTTTTTCCGGAATGCCCAGGGAGAGGAGAAAAGCGTGATGGGCCTCCGGCCCGCGCTTTTCGAAAGCGGCGTGAAAACGATGCATCGCCGTATCATCCATCCCTGCCGCCCTCAGCATTTCGACAAACAGATCCTTGTCGACAGAGGCCGGGTCTTTCCCGGATGCGCGGAATTTCAGCATTCCAGCGAGAATGCGACGTTTGGCCTGGAGGGTGCGGATCTCTTCCCCCAGAGCATGAAGGCGCCGAAGCAGAACCTCGGTCGTGTCATCCCTTCGGGAGGCAAAGATCTTTCGAATATCATCGATGCTCAGTCCGGCTTCCCGGAAGGCACAGATCGATGCCAGACGCTCCCGGTCGGCATCGGAGTAAAGACGGTACCCCCTTGCAGACCGTGCCGACGGGGACAGCAGTCCGATCCGGTCATAGTAGAGCAGTGTACTGCGGGAAAGACCGAAGAGTCCTCCCAATTCACGAATCCGGTACATAGGGTCTCCAAGGGAAAAGCGCCCCGGCTCGGCGCCGGGCCGGGGCGGATTATTTCAGATTACATCCTGCGAATGACGGCGATCTCTTCGGGTGATGCGCCGAGCCATTCCAGAAAACTCTGATGACCGGAGGGATTTTCTTCCTCGAAGAGGCGATGCCACTTCTGCATCGCCTCCTCGTCAAGGCCCACCGCCTGGAAGCGTTTCTTCCATTCCTCAATGGATACAACGGTTTTCACTATTTTTGTCCTCCTTCTCGATATTTATCCCGGCCGAGACAAAGGGCATCCTAGACTGTGAAGCTGTAGACAGGTCAAGGATTTTTTAGAGAATTATAAAGGATTGGCCTTGTGCTCTTATTGCTGCGAAGGGGGCTGTTGCGACGGTGGGGATTTTCCCTCTATTTCCGATCCAGTTCATTCCGGACGGCGAGACCGATTTTTTCCAGGATGTATGGTTTTCGGACAAAGGGACCAGCCCCCATCTTCTGGGCTTCGTGGACGCGATCCGTCTCCGAAAAACCGCTGACGATCACGGCTCTCTGTCCGGGATGAAGTTCCAGGATTCTCCGGTAGGTCTCCATCCCGTCAATTCCGGGCTCCATGATCATGTCCAGGACCACCAGGTCGACTTTTCTGTCCTTGAGGTATTCAATGGCCTCTTCTCCACCGGCGGCAGAATCGACCCGGTATCCGAGTTTCCTCAGCATCATCGTTGCCAGTTCCCGTTGATCTGCGAGATCGTCCACCACGAGGATGGATTCCCCCTTACCCAGGTAAGAAAGGGGAGAAGCCGTCTTTCCAACGGTTGGCGGCTCTTCCCGGGTCACGGGAAAATAGAGGATAAAGCAGCTCCCTTTTCCTTCCTCGCTTTGCACATCGATGTATCCCCGGTGATCTTTCACAGTTCCCCAGACCACGGCCAGCCCAAGGCCGGTCCCGCTTCTGCCCATCACTTTCTTGGTATAGAAGGGTTCGAAGATCTTTTCCAGATCCGCTGCGGAGATGCCGCTCCCCGTATCGGAAACCGTCAGGACCAGATAATCCCCTTCCCGCATCTCGTCATAGCCTCGTATCGGTTTGTCCAGGCAACGGTTTTCCGTCCGGATAGAAATCTCCCCCGGACCGGAGATGGCTTCGGCGGCATTGGAGACCAGGTTCATGACCATCTTGCCTAGATGGATGGGCGACCCTTTCAGGTTCAAAAGGTTCTCCGCAAGATCCGTCGAAATCTTCACCTGGGGGTGGTAAGACCGCAGCTTCTCAAACTCCGGGCTCTTCACATAATCGCGAATCACTTTGTTCAAATTGACGACCTCCGCCACGGCGACCCCCCTTCGGGCCAACGCCAGCAGATCCTGGATAATCGCAGCCCCTTTCACGCTGGACTGTAGAATACGATCGGCATACTTCTTCGGTGAACCCTCTGCCGGCAGCATTTCCAGAAGAAGCTCGGAATAGCCCACCATGATCCCCAGGACGTTGTTCAGATCATGAGCGACGCCGCCGGCCAGGGTTCCCAGGGCCTCCATCTTCTCAGCGCGCTTCAGACGCTCCTCCAACCTCTTTCGTTCCGTATTGTCCCGGATGCATTCTATGGCGCCGATGGTTTTCCCCTTGTCATCACGGAGCACGGACGCCGTCCCTGAAATATGGATATCTCCGGGCGGCAGATTGGGAGCAAAGGCCTCCCCGAACAGGACATCCCCCCTCCTTTGGATCGCCGTGTAGTCTGTCGCTATTTCCTGATCGGGATGCAGGGCATAATCAATCAGGGTGGGTTTTCGATCCCCATAGAAAGGAATCGCATATTCATAGTTCCCCTTGCCGATGATCTCCTCCTTCCTGATGCCCGTCAATGCTTCAATCGCCCGGTTCCAGGTGATCACCCGCCCATCCCTGTCAATGACAAGGGTGGCGTCGGGAAGGAAATCAATGATATCGGCCAACCGTCGGCGGTTGTCTTTCAACGCCTCCTCCGTCTGCAATCGGTCGGTAATATCCTCAACAACGACCACAACCGTAGCTTTCTGGGAAGGCTCTTCCGGCGAAAGGGCCGTGGCGGTCAGGATCACATCCCGGAGAACGCCGTCTTTCCGGCGGTGTTTTGCCTGGATCGAGACGATGCCGCGTTCCTGAAGATTTGAAGAAAGCTCGCGATCCACCCTTGCATAATCCTCTTCATCGATGTGCAATATCCGGGGGTGCAGTCCGATAATGTCGGACTCGGAATAACCGCTAATGTTGCACCAGGCCTGATTGATGCTTTGAATAACGCGGTCTTCCACGATCGCAAGCCCCACAGGCGTTGCCTTGAATATACTGCGGAGTGCCGCCTCGCTCTGGCGCAGCGCCGCCTCCGTGCGGATGCGCTGGGTCACATCGGTTTTGATGCTGGCCATGGCAACCGGATTCCCGGAACCATCGCGCACCAGGACGGTCCGGCAATCCAGGATGATCTCCTGCCCGTCTTTCTTGTATTGCACCACTTCACCCCGCCAGGAGCCGTATTTCATCGTCTCCCTGAGGATTCTCTTCTGCATGGCGCCTTTCTCTGAAAGGTCACCATAGAGTTCTATGTTCCGGCCAAGGAGTTCGTCCCGGGCATACCCTGACGAGGAAGTCTGTGCTTCGTTCACGTAGGAAATATTTCCGGAAAGGTCCGTAATGGTGACCTGGTCTTCAATCTGGTCCAGAACAAGACCCTGCAGGCGATTCCGCTCTTCCGCCTTTTTCCGCCTCGCCATTTCCTCAACCAGGAGGCTGTTCCGAAACAAGACATAGAAGAAGCCGGCCATTCCCATGATCAGGAGCAAGGCGATCAGAATCAGCTTGTTCCGGAAATCGTCGAGGGTTCCGGTCACTTCCTTTTCAGGGGTGGCGACGACAATCGACCAGTGCGTGTTACCCAGATGGATCGGAAGAAAAACGGCCTGTTTTTTGATGGAAGTGATTTCCTTGCCGCGGACCTTATTGAAATGGTAGGTCGCAACGCCCTGTTCACCACGGACCATTCTTTTCGCCATTGCAAGGATTTCTGGAAAATCCTTGCAGTTGGAGAATACCGAGTTGCCGACATGCCCCGGGACGGGACAGGAGATCTCAATGCCGTTTCTGCTGATGACCCAGGCATAACCATCCTGGCCAACCCGGATATCCTTGACGTATTGACTAAAAATAGACTCAATCGGGAAAAGCACGGTCAAGGCGCCATGGAAAGAACCATTCCTGATGACGGGAACATGAACAAGGACGGTTTTGAATCCGCGCCGCCCGGTGAAAACATCGCTGGTGAATACCTGACGGGTTTTACGGACGAAGAGGAAATCGTCCATCCGTGTCACGCTTTGCTGGATGACCTTCGGATCATGGGGAACGGCGTAAATGATCCGGCCCTCTTTATCGATTCGGCTGATGATGCCCTGCTCTCCACGGGAAACATGGAAATCCCGCATCATTTTCATCCCCTGCTCATCGAGGGTCACAATATGCTCGTTTTCTGCAAGCTGCTTGAGCGATGCAATCCGTTCCTGGAAAAAAGTCTCAATGCTGAAGGCTGCCTGCCTGGCGTGAATTCTCTGCCTGACATTGAGCTGATCGATCATCTTGTGCCGGATGTCTGCATAGGACAGATACAGGAGGACCGAGGCAATGCTCATGAAAATAATGATAAAAAATAGATATTTCCAGTACTTAACAAGGGTGATTTCTCTGAACTTCATTTTTTACCCTTCATTGCCCATACCAAGCGGAAGCATCAGGGATAAAAGCATTCAGGGTGGTTTTTATCCCGGAACATAAAAAGTGAACGGAGGGAGAGCGATCGTGTGTTCTGGACAGGCTGAACTCTGTGCTTAAAATTCGGAAATATATACCGTTTACAGTGTTTGAAAAACAACAATCTGAATTTGCATATTTCATTCCTGGCTCAACAAACTGGCCCTGTCTGCTTTCTGAAGCCTTGGGTAAGAAAACGCTTATATGCCCAGTATTGTATGAGTGAAGGGAGCTTTCAATAAAATGGTAAGGGGTATTATGTCAATGAATTTCCGGATATTGCAGGAGAAATGATAATTTCAAGATATGTCAAAGCAGGCCTCGGGTCATTCCTCATCCGGCTTCATTTTATAAAGGCCGATCATGAAACTTTGTTGAAAACCGAAATTTCTGTAAAAGTCCAGGGCGGGAGCATTTCTCCGATCCGCCAAGAGCTGATGGCGCAATGCGCCTCCCTCTTCCCCCCAGGCAGCGACCTTCCTCAACAGAGCGGTCCCCAGGCCTTGACGGCGGTAATGCTCTCGAATCACCATGTCCTCGATCAGAACACTGTATCCACCGGCCGCCGTGGAGATGACCAGCTGGCCCGTCACCATCCCCACAAGATTCCCATCGTCTTCAGCGACAAAGACGACATTTCGGCGTCGATCCGCCAGAAGAAGCCTCAAACCGGCGATCTGGTTTGCGGTATCGGGGACAAAGTCCGTTTCGAGAGCGAAGAGGCCTGCCAGCAATTGCGACAGAGCCTCGATGTCACTGGCTTTTCCTTCCCGTATCAGGGCTTTCATTGCTTTTTCAGACAGGCGGAAAGAACGGGCCGCCGGGAGCGGATGGCCTGAGCAGGGAAAGACGAAATCGTCTAGGCAATAAGGTACGCATCGGCCGGTCTTCCTTCTTCCAGGGCATCGATAATGTTGTCAATGTCTTCTTCGTTCTCAAATCGGCCATACCACCAGTTCTCCGGGTAGATCACCATCGCCGGTCCCCGGTCGCAGACCTTGAGGCACCCCGTGCTGGAGACAAAGACATCGGCCAGACCGCGATCCGAGAGCTCCCGTTCCAGATACTGGAGCAACTGGAGGGAATCCTTCTTGCTGCAGACCCCCTGGGAATCTCCGCCGGTCCTGTAACTGCCGCAGACAAAGATGTGGTGTTTCGGTTTTTGCATGGCATCCTCCTGAAATAAATAATCAATCATCAATTCAATCAGCCGCAGCCCATGCCGGTCCCGCTGCAGGTCAAACCCTGACCGCACGATCCCGCCCTACGCAGCAGCATCCTTGGAATTTCCCTGCCGGAGAGGATCGCCTCCACCCCTTCCCGGGCAAATCCTTCCATCACGACGATGCGCAAACCGGCCTCTTCCAGAACGGCTTGCGGGGCCCGGCCGATTCCACTGACCAGGACCCCCCGGCAATCCTGCAGCAGGTCCGCCATCTGCTGCCAGCGGTCCGCGCCGCTTCCGGAAGAGGGGGTGAAGCGCCGGTCGACCAGTTCCGCCTTCCCGTCGCGCTGCCCGAAAATCCAGAGCTGTGACGCTTCGCCGAGATGCTGGTTTACCAGCAATCCCTCCATGCTGGCCACGGCCACGTAGGGTTCATTCTCCCGCGCCCCGCCGATTGCTGCCTTCCTCATCAGAGAGCGGACCTCGTCGGTCTGATCCCGACCGAGGAGCCCCACGGCATCGGCCCGGCAGCGGGTACAGTGCTTCATCTGGGGTAGGAAGCCTCCGGCCTCCCTCCGGATGCTTTCGGCGGCCTCCTGAGGCAGGGGGGCAATGTCGGCAAAGGGGGTTCCCGCGACATGATAGAGGGGGATACAGTTCATCAGATCCGCCCCGAGGGCGGCCATCTCCCGGGCCACTGCCGCCACATGGGAATCGTTGATTCCCGGAATGACGACGGAATTTATTTTGACCAGGACATTCCGCTCCTTGAGCTTGCGGATCGCCTCGATCTGATTGGACAGTAGAAGGTTGGCGGCTTCGACGCCCCGGTACATCCGGGATGCAAATCGAGCCCAGGCATAGATTTTACTGCCGATCTGCGGCTCGACGGCATTGACGGTAACCGTCACGTGGCTGATTTTAAGTGTCTCCAGGTCATCGGCATAGCGGGAAAGATTCAACCCATTCGTGGCGACGCAGAGCATGATCTCCGGATATTTTTCCCGGACCAGCCGCAGGGTTTCCAGCGTTTCCTCCGGGTTGGCAAAAGGATCGCCCGGGCCTGCAATACCGACAACGGCGATGTTGGGAATTCTCTCCAAGACCTCGTCGAGATAACGGATCGCCTGGCGGGGTTTGAGGATGGCGCTGGCCACACCCGGACGGGACTCATTCACGCAATCGAAATCCCGGTTGCAGTAGTTGCACTGCAGATTGCAGTTCGGCGCCACGGGCAAATGGATCCGACCGAAGGAATGTTTCGCCCCCTCGCTGAAGCAGGGATGGTTATCGTAGTTCATCTCGACCTCCTGTACCTGTGTTCTTTGTTGTCTGCCCAAACTTTGCGCCTCTTTGAAAAAAGGAAATCCGTTCCAAAGAGGGTTGATTGCCTTACTTACATGTAGCTGTAGCCGACTGGCGACTCTTCCTGCCGATGTTCCAGCAGGGCGTTGACAATCCGGTCGTAAAGCTGCTGGGTTCCTTCATAGCCGGCTATCCGGATACGCTGGGCGCCGATCCGGTCGTGGATGGGAAAGCCGGCCCGGACCAGGGGAATGCCCAGTTCCCGGGCAAGAGGATAGCCCTTGCTGTTGCCGAGAATCACATCCGGGCGAAGGGAACGGCATCGCTCCCGGAGAGTGGCGAAATCAGAATCCTCCAGGACCAGCAGATCCGGGGAGGGATGCTCCAGGACAGCCGTCACGAGCTCCTTGAACCGCTCCGACGCCGCACCGGTGGCACAGAGAACGGGATCCATGCCGATCTCGTCGAGAAACGAAGCCAGGGAGACAACGAGGTCCATTTCCCCGTAAAGGACGGCCCGTTTGCCGAAGGCATACTTGTGCCCGTCGATGTAGGAATCCACCAGCCTGCCTCGCTCTCGGGAATATTTCCCGGGGATATCCGATCCCGAGAGGGCTTTCAGTTCCGAAAAGAAGCGATCCGTTTCGCGAATGCCGACAGGATATCCCAGAGTCCGGACCGGAACCCCGAATTCGCTTTTCAGAAAGGTGGCTGCCGTATCCTGATCCGCCAGACTCCTTCCCAGTTGCAGGGTTTCCCTCGCCGATCCCATTTTTTGAATGGCCTCGATCGTCGTCCCGCCGGGAGCGAGTTTCTGATATTCCGACCAGGACTGACCATCGAGCGTTTCCGAATAGTCCGGCAGCATCGTATAGGCCATTCCGAAGTCGGACAGGATCTCCTTGATGGAACGAAGGTCCGCCGGAGAGAGAAATCCGGGGAGGAGATTGATCCGGTCCTGCCCTTCGCCTTTCTCGGCGAGCCCCGCCACCGTGGCTTTCAGGGCGGCCGAATAGCCGTCCATGTGCGTTCCCCGATAGCTGGGCGTTGAGGCGGAGAGCAGCGCAGGAAGGGCCACATCCCTTCTTTCAGCCCGATACTGATCCAGATAGAGGCGGATATCGTCGCCGATCGTTTCGGACAGGCAGGTCGTGGCGATGCCGACGGCAGTCGGGTTGTATTGTCGGATCACATTGTCCAGGGCCTTTTTCAGGTTATCGCCGCCGCCGAAGATGGCGCTCGTCTCGCTGAAATTCGAAGAGGCGATGTCGATCGGTTCCCGGAAATGACTGATGACGTACCGGCGGATATAGGTCGAGCATCCCTGCGAACCGTGAATAAGGGGGATGCAGCCTTCAATGCCCCGGAAGGCGATGCCGGCCCCCAGGGGAGCGCAGAGCTTGCAGGCATTCCTCGTCGAAACGAAGGACGGATCCTCTTTTCCGCGAAAGGGTAGAACATCGGCGTTTTTCATGGCGAACCTCTCCTCTTAGGACTTTTTTAACTTTTCCGGGTGGGTGAGAATCTCCAGACCGGGCTTTTCAGGGAGGCATGGACTTCCCTGGAGAAATTCAGCATGCCTTCAAAGCCGGCCAGGGCCGTTTTGCGTTCGTGATTGTGGTCGCAGAAGGCGATCCCCATCTTGTAGGCAATGGGTCGTTCCTTAACCCCGCCGATCAGCAGATCCACCTGCTTTTCCTTCATGAACCGGGACAGCTCCAGGGGATTGGTGTCGTCAACGAGAATCGTTCCCTCGTCGCAGAGCTGCCGGAGAACTTCATAATCCTTGCTGTTTCCCGTCTGTGACCCCACCAGGGCCGTGGCGATGCCCAGATGGCGCAGGGCCTTCACCAGGGAAAAGGCCTTGAACGAACCGCCCACATAGATGGCCGCTTTCTTTCCCTGCAAAACCGCCTTGTATCCCTGGATCTCGGGAAGAATCCGATTGATTTCCCGGCGCACCAGGTGCTCGGTTTTTTTCAGGACGGTCGGGTCGTCAAAATGCCGGGCGACTTCATAGAGGGCGGAGGCCGTGTCTTCGATTCCGAAGTAGGATACCCGTTTGTAGGGGATTCCGTAACGCTCCTTCATGGTCTCCGCCAGCGCCGTCATCGAACCCGAACACTGCACGACATTCAGGGACGCCCGGTGCGCCCGGCGGATCTCATCCACCCGCCCGTCGCCCGTCATGCAGGACACCACTTCCACGCCCATTTCCCGATAGTACTCCTTGATCAGCCAGGTTTCCCCGGCCACATTGAAGTCTCCCAGGATGTTGATGCCGATTTCCGGCGCAGCGCCCGCGTCGTCCCGGCCGATGAGTTGAGAAAGGGCGTTGCAGGCGGCGGCGTAACCGTCCTTCTTGGTTCCCTTGAAGCCCTCGGAATGAACGGGGATGACGGGAATCCCCTGCTCCGCCGCCACCCTGCGGCAGACCGCCGCCACGTCGTCGCCGATCAGCCCGACGATACAGGTCGCATAAACGAAAGCGGCCCGGGGTTTATAGGTGGGGATCAGTTCCGTCAGGGCGCAGTAGAGTTTCCCCTCACCCCCGTAAATGACCTCTTTCTCGCGGAGGTCCGTGGAAAAGCTCATCCGGTGCAGTTCCGGTCCGGAAGAGAGGGCTCCCCGGATGTCCCAAGTATAGGCCGCGCACCCCACGGGACCGTGGACGAGGTGCAGGGCGTCGGCAACGGGATAAAGGACGACCCGCGAACCGCAGAAGACGCAGGCCCGCTGGCTGACCGAGCCGGCCAGACTGCCCTTGTCGCAGGTCATGGCAAAGGCCGAATCTTCCCGGCGGTTCTCGTAGACCTGGGTCTTTCTGTCTTCCAGGATTTCAATCATGACCCATCCTCCCTCCTCTTTTTTCAATCACATGACCAGTTCAAAACTCTCCTCCAGCGCATCCCGGTCCTGACGGTCCATCAGAGCCCCGAGGATCTTCTCCAGCAGACGCAGGCCCCCCCGGTAACCCACGATGGGAAAATACTGGTGACCCATCCGGTCATAGATGGGGAAACCGAACCGGACATAGGGGATGTCTTCGTCCCGGGCGATATACTTGAGGTAGGTATTGCCGAGAATCAGATCCGGCTTTTCCCTCTTAACCAGTTGATGAAAGGCGAAGAGATCGGCGGTGGCCCCTTGCTTGATTTCGCAGGATTCGCCGACGAACTGCCGCAGGGAATTCTCGAACTTCGCTCCCGCCGGCGTCCCCGTCACCACATGGAGGATCTCCATATCCAGATCCGAAAGAAACTGGGCCAGGGCGAGCAGATGGTCGGGATCTCCGGCCAGGGAGACCTTCTTCCGGTAAAGATACTGCTGCATGTCGCTGATGACATCCACCAGCTGCCCCCTCTCCACTTCGAGGCTTTCCGGAACGGTGACGCCGGCGATTTTTCTCAGGCTATCGATCAGGGCATCGGTGGCGCGCAGCCCAATGGGAAGATCCAGCACTTCAAAGGGCACCCCGCATTTGGTATCGAGAAGTTTCGCCGCCGCCAGAGAAGCCGTGCGGCCGAGGGCAAGGGTGAACTGGCTGTCTCCCGAACTCCGGATTTCTTCGAGGGTCGCCCCTCCCCGGGGATACATGTGGAACTTGCCGTCCAGCGGACTGTTGACCACGCCCGAGGTATCGGGGAAAAGAATCGTCTTGATCTTCAGTTCCGTTGCAATCCGCTTGATTTCGGCCATATCGGAAGGTTCCACAAAACCGGGAAGGATGTTGACCTGCTCCCGTCTTTTCCCGGTATTCTCGGCAAGATAGCTGACCATACCCTGGGTCATGTTGGCGAAGCCGGTCACGTGGGACCCCTTGAAACTGGGCGTATTGGTATGGATCACCGTTTTTCCCGGAGGGATTTTCCCCTCCGCCTGAGCCTTCCGGATGATCTGCGACAGATCGTCGCCGATCGTCTCGGAAAGGCAGGTGGTAT comes from Syntrophus gentianae and encodes:
- a CDS encoding MerR family transcriptional regulator, which produces MYRIRELGGLFGLSRSTLLYYDRIGLLSPSARSARGYRLYSDADRERLASICAFREAGLSIDDIRKIFASRRDDTTEVLLRRLHALGEEIRTLQAKRRILAGMLKFRASGKDPASVDKDLFVEMLRAAGMDDTAMHRFHAAFEKRGPEAHHAFLLSLGIPEKEALLIRKWSADPYADSDHSMRRRKSGADRNNQ
- a CDS encoding PAS domain S-box protein — protein: MKFREITLVKYWKYLFFIIIFMSIASVLLYLSYADIRHKMIDQLNVRQRIHARQAAFSIETFFQERIASLKQLAENEHIVTLDEQGMKMMRDFHVSRGEQGIISRIDKEGRIIYAVPHDPKVIQQSVTRMDDFLFVRKTRQVFTSDVFTGRRGFKTVLVHVPVIRNGSFHGALTVLFPIESIFSQYVKDIRVGQDGYAWVISRNGIEISCPVPGHVGNSVFSNCKDFPEILAMAKRMVRGEQGVATYHFNKVRGKEITSIKKQAVFLPIHLGNTHWSIVVATPEKEVTGTLDDFRNKLILIALLLIMGMAGFFYVLFRNSLLVEEMARRKKAEERNRLQGLVLDQIEDQVTITDLSGNISYVNEAQTSSSGYARDELLGRNIELYGDLSEKGAMQKRILRETMKYGSWRGEVVQYKKDGQEIILDCRTVLVRDGSGNPVAMASIKTDVTQRIRTEAALRQSEAALRSIFKATPVGLAIVEDRVIQSINQAWCNISGYSESDIIGLHPRILHIDEEDYARVDRELSSNLQERGIVSIQAKHRRKDGVLRDVILTATALSPEEPSQKATVVVVVEDITDRLQTEEALKDNRRRLADIIDFLPDATLVIDRDGRVITWNRAIEALTGIRKEEIIGKGNYEYAIPFYGDRKPTLIDYALHPDQEIATDYTAIQRRGDVLFGEAFAPNLPPGDIHISGTASVLRDDKGKTIGAIECIRDNTERKRLEERLKRAEKMEALGTLAGGVAHDLNNVLGIMVGYSELLLEMLPAEGSPKKYADRILQSSVKGAAIIQDLLALARRGVAVAEVVNLNKVIRDYVKSPEFEKLRSYHPQVKISTDLAENLLNLKGSPIHLGKMVMNLVSNAAEAISGPGEISIRTENRCLDKPIRGYDEMREGDYLVLTVSDTGSGISAADLEKIFEPFYTKKVMGRSGTGLGLAVVWGTVKDHRGYIDVQSEEGKGSCFILYFPVTREEPPTVGKTASPLSYLGKGESILVVDDLADQRELATMMLRKLGYRVDSAAGGEEAIEYLKDRKVDLVVLDMIMEPGIDGMETYRRILELHPGQRAVIVSGFSETDRVHEAQKMGAGPFVRKPYILEKIGLAVRNELDRK
- a CDS encoding GNAT family N-acetyltransferase, producing the protein MKALIREGKASDIEALSQLLAGLFALETDFVPDTANQIAGLRLLLADRRRNVVFVAEDDGNLVGMVTGQLVISTAAGGYSVLIEDMVIREHYRRQGLGTALLRKVAAWGEEGGALRHQLLADRRNAPALDFYRNFGFQQSFMIGLYKMKPDEE
- a CDS encoding (2Fe-2S) ferredoxin domain-containing protein, with the protein product MQKPKHHIFVCGSYRTGGDSQGVCSKKDSLQLLQYLERELSDRGLADVFVSSTGCLKVCDRGPAMVIYPENWWYGRFENEEDIDNIIDALEEGRPADAYLIA
- the nifB gene encoding nitrogenase cofactor biosynthesis protein NifB — its product is MNYDNHPCFSEGAKHSFGRIHLPVAPNCNLQCNYCNRDFDCVNESRPGVASAILKPRQAIRYLDEVLERIPNIAVVGIAGPGDPFANPEETLETLRLVREKYPEIMLCVATNGLNLSRYADDLETLKISHVTVTVNAVEPQIGSKIYAWARFASRMYRGVEAANLLLSNQIEAIRKLKERNVLVKINSVVIPGINDSHVAAVAREMAALGADLMNCIPLYHVAGTPFADIAPLPQEAAESIRREAGGFLPQMKHCTRCRADAVGLLGRDQTDEVRSLMRKAAIGGARENEPYVAVASMEGLLVNQHLGEASQLWIFGQRDGKAELVDRRFTPSSGSGADRWQQMADLLQDCRGVLVSGIGRAPQAVLEEAGLRIVVMEGFAREGVEAILSGREIPRMLLRRAGSCGQGLTCSGTGMGCG
- a CDS encoding nitrogenase component 1 — translated: MKNADVLPFRGKEDPSFVSTRNACKLCAPLGAGIAFRGIEGCIPLIHGSQGCSTYIRRYVISHFREPIDIASSNFSETSAIFGGGDNLKKALDNVIRQYNPTAVGIATTCLSETIGDDIRLYLDQYRAERRDVALPALLSASTPSYRGTHMDGYSAALKATVAGLAEKGEGQDRINLLPGFLSPADLRSIKEILSDFGMAYTMLPDYSETLDGQSWSEYQKLAPGGTTIEAIQKMGSARETLQLGRSLADQDTAATFLKSEFGVPVRTLGYPVGIRETDRFFSELKALSGSDIPGKYSRERGRLVDSYIDGHKYAFGKRAVLYGEMDLVVSLASFLDEIGMDPVLCATGAASERFKELVTAVLEHPSPDLLVLEDSDFATLRERCRSLRPDVILGNSKGYPLARELGIPLVRAGFPIHDRIGAQRIRIAGYEGTQQLYDRIVNALLEHRQEESPVGYSYM
- the nifE gene encoding nitrogenase iron-molybdenum cofactor biosynthesis protein NifE, encoding MIEILEDRKTQVYENRREDSAFAMTCDKGSLAGSVSQRACVFCGSRVVLYPVADALHLVHGPVGCAAYTWDIRGALSSGPELHRMSFSTDLREKEVIYGGEGKLYCALTELIPTYKPRAAFVYATCIVGLIGDDVAAVCRRVAAEQGIPVIPVHSEGFKGTKKDGYAAACNALSQLIGRDDAGAAPEIGINILGDFNVAGETWLIKEYYREMGVEVVSCMTGDGRVDEIRRAHRASLNVVQCSGSMTALAETMKERYGIPYKRVSYFGIEDTASALYEVARHFDDPTVLKKTEHLVRREINRILPEIQGYKAVLQGKKAAIYVGGSFKAFSLVKALRHLGIATALVGSQTGNSKDYEVLRQLCDEGTILVDDTNPLELSRFMKEKQVDLLIGGVKERPIAYKMGIAFCDHNHERKTALAGFEGMLNFSREVHASLKSPVWRFSPTRKS